One genomic window of Halococcus sediminicola includes the following:
- a CDS encoding TRAM domain-containing protein: MADCPLADECPSFSERIDGMGCQHYGNRGGAEWCNHYNQPIRELKSQPVTIGEELVVTVEDMHESGAGVGRTEDGFIVFVDGVLPDARSRVKITKVRSNHARADELERLPMDEEGDEMAGSEVDEGEDDGTGSDGADEADETGGRPKRRQRLGSRENFWGG; this comes from the coding sequence ATGGCGGACTGTCCACTCGCCGACGAATGCCCCAGTTTTTCAGAGCGCATCGACGGGATGGGCTGTCAGCACTACGGCAACCGCGGCGGCGCGGAGTGGTGTAATCACTACAACCAACCTATCAGAGAACTGAAATCCCAGCCCGTGACCATCGGCGAGGAACTCGTCGTCACGGTAGAGGACATGCACGAGAGCGGTGCGGGCGTCGGTCGCACTGAGGACGGGTTCATCGTCTTCGTCGACGGTGTGTTGCCCGACGCGCGCTCGCGGGTGAAGATAACGAAAGTGCGCTCGAATCACGCTCGGGCGGACGAACTCGAACGGCTGCCGATGGACGAGGAGGGCGACGAGATGGCGGGGAGCGAGGTCGACGAGGGCGAGGACGACGGGACGGGCAGCGACGGGGCCGACGAAGCCGACGAGACGGGTGGCCGCCCGAAGCGCCGCCAGCGACTGGGCAGCCGCGAGAACTTCTGGGGCGGGTAG
- the rpl4p gene encoding 50S ribosomal protein L4 — protein MTVVYDTDGAEAGEVDLPDVFATPHRPDLIERAVRTAQANRAQPYGSDDYAGMRTPAESFGSGRGMAHVPRSNGQGRRVPQTVGGRPAHPPKEENDRSLKLNDNERKLATRSAIAATADAERVAERGHAVEGFDGDLPLVVSDEFEELVKTQDVVSLLEALGLDADIERAEDKTVRAGRGTTRGRKYKRPTSILFVTSGEPSRAARNLAGADVATASEVNAEDLAPGTQSGRLTVWTESAIEEVAER, from the coding sequence ATGACAGTAGTATACGACACCGACGGCGCGGAGGCGGGCGAGGTGGACCTCCCGGACGTGTTCGCAACGCCCCATCGCCCGGATCTCATCGAGAGAGCAGTACGCACCGCACAGGCCAACCGGGCACAGCCCTACGGTTCGGACGATTACGCCGGGATGCGCACGCCCGCCGAATCGTTCGGTAGCGGTCGCGGCATGGCTCACGTCCCCCGTTCCAATGGACAGGGCCGGCGCGTCCCGCAGACCGTGGGCGGGCGACCGGCCCACCCACCCAAAGAGGAGAACGACCGCTCGCTGAAGCTCAACGACAACGAGCGAAAACTCGCCACACGGAGTGCCATCGCGGCCACGGCGGACGCCGAGCGCGTAGCCGAACGCGGGCACGCAGTCGAGGGGTTCGACGGCGACCTCCCGCTCGTAGTGAGTGACGAGTTCGAGGAGCTGGTGAAAACGCAGGACGTCGTCAGCCTGCTCGAAGCGCTCGGTCTCGACGCGGACATCGAGCGCGCGGAAGACAAGACCGTGCGCGCGGGTCGCGGGACGACGCGCGGACGGAAGTACAAGCGACCGACCTCGATCCTGTTCGTCACGAGCGGCGAACCGTCGAGAGCGGCCCGCAACCTCGCGGGTGCCGACGTCGCCACCGCGAGCGAAGTCAACGCCGAGGACCTCGCGCCGGGCACGCAGTCCGGTCGGTTGACGGTTTGGACCGAGAGCGCCATCGAGGAGGTGGCGGAGAGATGA
- a CDS encoding homoserine kinase, which produces MLTVRAPATSANLGSGFDVFGVALSRPADIIRVSKADETTIEVTGTGSQYIPEDPEKNTVGAVVEALDAPAHIEIDKGIRPASGLGSSAASAAAAAVALDELYDRGHTREELVPIAAEGEAVVSGDAHADNVAPSILGGFTVATDEGITGVDTAIPLVACLPEIVVSTRDARRVVPEEVTMEEQVETVGKAATLTVGMCRGDPELVGQGMDDSVVTPARAALIDGYEAVRREAFAAGATGVTVSGAGPAVLAACRAGERRAVGSAMLDAFAERDIEARVYRARVGRGATIH; this is translated from the coding sequence ATGCTCACCGTCCGGGCCCCGGCGACGAGCGCCAACCTCGGCAGCGGCTTCGACGTCTTCGGCGTCGCGCTCTCGCGCCCGGCGGATATCATCCGGGTGTCGAAGGCCGACGAAACCACCATCGAAGTCACGGGCACCGGCAGCCAGTACATCCCCGAAGACCCGGAAAAGAACACCGTTGGGGCAGTCGTGGAGGCGCTCGATGCACCTGCACACATCGAGATCGACAAGGGAATCAGACCCGCCTCGGGACTCGGCTCCTCGGCCGCGAGCGCCGCCGCCGCAGCGGTCGCGCTCGACGAACTCTACGACCGTGGACACACGCGCGAGGAACTCGTCCCGATCGCCGCCGAGGGCGAGGCGGTCGTTTCCGGGGATGCGCACGCCGACAACGTCGCTCCCTCGATCCTGGGCGGGTTCACCGTCGCTACCGACGAGGGGATCACGGGGGTCGATACTGCGATCCCGCTGGTGGCCTGCCTCCCCGAAATCGTGGTCTCGACGCGCGATGCGCGCCGGGTAGTGCCCGAGGAGGTGACGATGGAAGAGCAGGTCGAGACCGTGGGGAAAGCGGCAACTCTGACGGTCGGAATGTGTCGCGGCGACCCGGAACTTGTGGGGCAGGGCATGGACGATTCGGTGGTGACGCCGGCGCGGGCGGCGCTCATCGACGGGTACGAGGCGGTCAGGAGGGAGGCGTTCGCGGCAGGGGCCACGGGCGTGACGGTGAGCGGAGCCGGACCGGCGGTGCTCGCGGCCTGTCGGGCTGGTGAGCGGCGCGCGGTCGGGAGCGCGATGCTCGATGCGTTCGCCGAGCGCGACATCGAGGCGCGCGTCTATCGGGCGCGAGTCGGGCGGGGCGCGACGATTCACTAG
- a CDS encoding Nramp family divalent metal transporter: MSGFVESLRQLSFRELLTYLGPGFLISVAYMDPGNWATNISGGAQFGPALLWVIVLASLMAMAIQILAAKLGIATGKGIAQLCRERLPPRVVWFLWAAAELAMIATDMAEIIGAAIGFSLVFSIPLPAGAVLAGAASFALLGVRTAHDRGYRWVEFVIMALVGIIALGFVFEMVLARPTAAEIGSGLIPSIPGPDALYVAIGILGATVMPHSVYLHPYIVQDRRTKLMATEGDTEEVHRRHFLFESVDTVLALSGAMFVNAAMLIVAAAALQGTGISTLQEAYITLQNVFGTSSSTVFGVALIAAGLSSSLVATMAGQTVMDGFLDLQINVWLRRSVTLVPSLAVVIAGFDPTSVLVASQVALSFELPFVLIPLLWFTREEGLMQSFRNRTSTTTVLGAIIALIVVLNGWLIYTELFT, translated from the coding sequence GTGAGCGGGTTCGTCGAGTCGCTGCGGCAGCTCTCGTTCCGGGAGCTACTCACGTATCTCGGGCCGGGATTCCTCATCAGCGTCGCGTACATGGACCCCGGCAACTGGGCGACGAACATCTCGGGCGGGGCGCAGTTCGGGCCGGCGCTGTTGTGGGTCATCGTCCTCGCCAGCCTCATGGCGATGGCTATCCAGATCCTCGCCGCGAAGTTGGGCATCGCCACCGGGAAGGGCATCGCCCAGCTCTGCCGCGAGCGCCTCCCTCCGCGCGTGGTCTGGTTCCTGTGGGCCGCCGCCGAGTTGGCGATGATCGCAACCGACATGGCTGAAATCATCGGTGCGGCCATCGGCTTCAGCCTCGTCTTCTCGATCCCGCTGCCTGCGGGGGCGGTGCTCGCGGGTGCGGCCTCCTTTGCGCTGCTCGGCGTGCGGACAGCCCACGACCGCGGCTATCGCTGGGTCGAGTTCGTCATCATGGCCTTAGTAGGCATTATCGCGCTCGGATTCGTCTTCGAGATGGTGCTCGCCCGGCCGACGGCCGCCGAGATCGGGAGCGGGCTGATCCCCTCGATCCCCGGTCCGGATGCACTCTACGTCGCCATTGGCATCCTCGGCGCGACGGTGATGCCGCATAGTGTGTATCTCCACCCCTACATCGTCCAGGATCGGCGGACGAAACTGATGGCGACCGAGGGCGATACTGAAGAAGTTCACCGGCGACACTTCCTGTTCGAGTCGGTCGATACGGTGCTCGCGCTCTCGGGGGCGATGTTCGTCAACGCCGCGATGCTCATCGTCGCGGCCGCCGCGCTTCAGGGGACGGGTATCAGCACGTTGCAGGAGGCGTACATCACGTTGCAGAACGTCTTCGGCACGAGTTCGAGCACGGTCTTCGGCGTCGCGCTCATTGCCGCCGGACTTTCGTCATCACTCGTGGCCACGATGGCCGGCCAGACCGTGATGGACGGCTTTCTCGACCTCCAGATCAACGTCTGGCTCCGGCGCTCGGTCACGTTGGTGCCGAGCCTCGCGGTCGTCATCGCCGGGTTCGATCCCACGAGCGTGCTCGTCGCCTCGCAGGTCGCGCTGAGTTTCGAGTTGCCGTTCGTGCTGATCCCGCTGCTGTGGTTCACCCGCGAGGAGGGACTGATGCAATCGTTCCGGAACCGAACGAGCACCACGACAGTGCTCGGCGCGATCATCGCGCTCATCGTCGTGCTCAACGGCTGGCTCATCTACACCGAACTGTTCACCTGA
- a CDS encoding 50S ribosomal protein L3, with the protein MVQPTRPRKGSLGYGPRTRAHSEVPRFGSWPDDDGQPGLQGFAGYKAGMSHVVMIDDAANSPREGMEQTVPVTVVETPPMRAVALRAYEQTPYGLRPLTETWTDEFHDDLDRALDVPDGESDPGAFEEAVENHDVTEVRAITHTVPGEMVNVPKKRPDVMETRIGGSGIDERIEFGLDLVAGGGEHELTEVFRPGEYMDAAGVTKGKGTQGPVKRWGVQKRKGKHARQGYRRRIGNLGPWNPSRVRSTVPQQGQTGYHQRTELNKRLVSVGDGDDASAEGGFVGYGEVDGPYALVKGSLPGPDQRLLRFRPAIRPGDQPRLDPEVRYVSTASNQGQ; encoded by the coding sequence ATGGTACAACCAACCAGACCACGCAAAGGCTCGCTCGGCTACGGGCCACGAACGCGCGCACACAGTGAAGTGCCGCGCTTCGGCTCGTGGCCGGACGACGACGGACAGCCCGGGCTTCAGGGATTCGCCGGCTACAAGGCCGGTATGAGCCACGTCGTGATGATCGACGACGCGGCCAACTCGCCCCGTGAAGGGATGGAACAGACCGTTCCCGTCACGGTAGTCGAGACGCCCCCGATGCGCGCGGTCGCGCTCAGAGCCTACGAACAGACACCCTACGGACTGCGCCCGCTCACCGAGACGTGGACCGACGAGTTCCACGACGATCTCGATAGAGCGCTCGACGTTCCCGACGGCGAATCGGACCCCGGAGCCTTCGAGGAGGCGGTCGAAAACCACGACGTCACCGAAGTCCGCGCGATCACCCACACCGTGCCGGGCGAGATGGTGAACGTCCCCAAAAAGCGCCCGGACGTGATGGAGACGCGCATCGGCGGTTCGGGTATCGACGAGCGCATCGAGTTCGGTCTCGACCTCGTCGCGGGCGGGGGCGAACACGAACTGACCGAAGTGTTCCGGCCCGGCGAATACATGGACGCAGCGGGCGTCACGAAGGGCAAAGGAACGCAGGGTCCCGTCAAGCGCTGGGGCGTACAGAAGCGCAAGGGTAAACACGCCCGACAGGGTTACAGGAGAAGAATCGGCAACCTCGGCCCGTGGAATCCCTCCAGAGTGCGCTCGACGGTCCCCCAGCAGGGACAGACGGGCTACCATCAGCGCACGGAACTGAACAAGCGCCTCGTGAGCGTCGGCGACGGCGACGACGCCAGCGCCGAGGGGGGCTTCGTCGGGTACGGCGAGGTCGACGGTCCCTACGCGCTCGTGAAAGGCTCGCTTCCCGGTCCGGATCAGCGACTATTGAGATTCCGGCCGGCGATCCGACCCGGAGACCAGCCGCGCCTCGATCCCGAGGTGCGCTACGTCTCGACGGCATCGAACCAAGGACAATGA
- a CDS encoding PH domain-containing protein, whose protein sequence is MSRNDVADWVTLTEGEEVLWQGHPSLRLITPSVVVGLVLALGGVVLTVVLTEPTVRWLPLLGVPLGIAVVAWAYVSLVSTRYALTSEEVYRKSGILNQSVAQIRLDRVQNTTFSQSPTERLFSYGDITIYTAGSDTMDITLENVPNPQEVNQRLTEALDAASGSGARVGP, encoded by the coding sequence ATGTCACGGAACGACGTCGCCGACTGGGTCACGCTCACCGAGGGCGAGGAAGTGCTCTGGCAGGGTCACCCGAGCCTGCGCCTCATCACGCCATCCGTGGTCGTCGGTCTCGTGCTCGCCCTCGGTGGTGTCGTTCTCACCGTCGTCCTGACCGAGCCGACGGTTCGGTGGCTACCCCTGCTGGGAGTCCCCCTCGGAATCGCCGTCGTCGCGTGGGCGTACGTCTCGCTCGTGAGCACCCGGTACGCCCTCACCAGCGAGGAGGTCTATCGAAAGAGTGGAATACTCAATCAGAGCGTCGCCCAGATTCGATTGGATCGAGTGCAGAACACGACGTTCAGTCAGTCGCCGACCGAGCGGCTGTTCTCGTACGGCGACATCACCATCTACACCGCCGGCTCGGATACGATGGACATCACGCTCGAAAACGTGCCGAACCCACAGGAGGTCAACCAGCGCCTCACGGAGGCACTCGACGCCGCCAGCGGGTCGGGCGCGAGAGTCGGTCCCTAG
- a CDS encoding NADP-dependent oxidoreductase, translating into MGEHRLIDSMEAMKAVRVHEFGAPEVLTYERAPRPEPSDDEVLVRVRAAGVNPVDCRLRRGRMTTMLSENPFPLVLGMDVAGVVEETGAAVTGFERGDAVFGVNGFPEFGAYAEYATTTADQLAPKPETLDFTEAAGVPVVAQTAWQALFEYANCTTDKRILVHGAAGGVGHIAVQLAKWKGAEVVATASGYSEEYLRELGVDEFVNYREEDFESVVDPVDIVVDTVGGDVQQRSVEVLDENGVLVSVVGQPPKGVGETRSIAVKAVSGRSSHPSLLATIDEIIDAGELRPTISAEIPLAEASRAHEIVETEHVRGKLVLEA; encoded by the coding sequence GTGGGCGAGCACCGACTGATCGACAGCATGGAAGCGATGAAGGCCGTTCGCGTTCACGAGTTCGGCGCTCCGGAAGTCCTAACGTACGAGCGCGCACCCCGCCCGGAGCCGTCCGACGACGAGGTGCTCGTTCGGGTCCGTGCGGCGGGCGTCAACCCAGTCGATTGCCGGCTTCGGCGGGGACGGATGACGACGATGCTATCCGAGAACCCGTTTCCGCTCGTGCTCGGCATGGACGTCGCCGGCGTCGTCGAGGAGACCGGTGCAGCGGTCACGGGCTTCGAGCGCGGCGACGCGGTGTTCGGGGTCAACGGCTTCCCGGAATTCGGTGCCTACGCGGAGTATGCGACCACGACGGCCGACCAGCTCGCCCCGAAGCCCGAGACGCTGGACTTCACCGAGGCTGCCGGCGTGCCGGTCGTCGCACAGACCGCCTGGCAGGCGCTGTTCGAGTACGCCAATTGCACCACCGACAAGCGGATCCTCGTCCACGGAGCCGCCGGTGGCGTCGGCCATATAGCTGTTCAACTGGCCAAATGGAAGGGCGCGGAGGTGGTCGCCACCGCCTCGGGATACAGCGAAGAGTATCTCCGCGAGTTGGGCGTCGACGAGTTCGTGAACTACCGCGAGGAGGACTTCGAGTCGGTGGTCGATCCCGTCGATATCGTGGTCGATACGGTCGGCGGCGACGTCCAACAGCGCTCGGTTGAGGTGCTCGACGAGAATGGTGTGCTCGTTTCGGTGGTCGGCCAGCCTCCGAAAGGTGTCGGAGAGACACGGAGCATCGCTGTGAAAGCGGTGAGCGGGCGCTCGAGCCATCCCTCGCTCTTGGCGACCATCGACGAGATAATCGATGCGGGGGAGCTGCGACCCACGATCAGCGCCGAGATACCGCTGGCGGAGGCGTCCCGTGCACACGAAATCGTCGAAACGGAACACGTCCGAGGCAAACTCGTCCTCGAAGCCTGA
- a CDS encoding alkaline phosphatase family protein: protein MNGTTVVVGWDGLDRTLAETYDLAEAFGPHYSALKTFENPVLGKPHTYELWPSIITGRPPAEHGVHAVTEGSDSHPALETARERARDLAPRRLGAAFDRRFGSRGAALGLLSAEHYRKRGVSTIFDGRTARPIAIPNYRVPRDYALDVVFDRGEQFGRFLEAGERGTESTTLAASVPRLEERLAGEAARKLGIVRAALQREYDLLFVWLGFVDTVGHLAPIAAEVDPGWQERTYRMAADWTRELRTALDEGDRLICVSDHGIREGHHTPDAFIGSTIEGIPATTDSVLDVRAAIERVTPSSGETDDPDLKEQYRTAEQPRVRTAADVEEQLDGLGYL from the coding sequence ATGAATGGCACGACTGTCGTGGTGGGCTGGGACGGTCTCGACCGGACGCTGGCCGAGACCTACGACCTCGCCGAGGCGTTCGGACCTCACTACTCCGCGCTCAAAACGTTCGAGAATCCGGTGCTCGGCAAGCCACACACCTACGAACTGTGGCCTTCGATCATCACCGGCCGGCCGCCGGCCGAACACGGCGTCCACGCTGTCACCGAAGGGAGCGACTCCCACCCGGCACTCGAAACGGCCCGCGAGCGGGCGCGCGACCTCGCGCCACGACGGCTCGGTGCGGCGTTCGACAGACGGTTCGGCAGTCGCGGCGCGGCACTCGGCCTGCTCTCGGCCGAGCACTACCGAAAACGAGGCGTTTCGACGATCTTCGACGGACGCACGGCCCGGCCGATAGCGATCCCGAACTACCGCGTGCCGCGCGATTACGCCCTCGACGTCGTCTTCGACCGGGGCGAGCAGTTCGGGCGCTTTCTCGAAGCGGGCGAGCGCGGGACGGAGAGTACTACTCTCGCGGCGTCGGTCCCGCGGCTCGAAGAGCGGCTGGCCGGCGAGGCCGCCCGCAAACTGGGTATCGTTCGGGCGGCGCTCCAGCGCGAATATGACTTACTTTTCGTCTGGCTCGGCTTCGTCGACACCGTGGGCCATCTCGCGCCCATCGCGGCCGAGGTGGACCCGGGTTGGCAGGAGCGCACGTATCGGATGGCTGCCGACTGGACGCGCGAACTTCGGACAGCGCTCGACGAGGGGGATCGACTGATCTGTGTCTCCGACCACGGCATCCGTGAGGGTCACCACACGCCCGACGCCTTCATCGGTTCGACCATCGAGGGGATTCCCGCAACCACCGACTCCGTACTCGACGTCCGTGCGGCCATCGAACGGGTCACGCCGTCGAGCGGCGAGACCGACGATCCCGACCTCAAGGAGCAGTATCGAACCGCCGAGCAGCCGCGCGTTCGCACGGCTGCAGACGTCGAAGAACAGTTGGACGGTCTCGGTTACCTCTGA
- a CDS encoding putative RNA uridine N3 methyltransferase, with product MTRSVLVPSSLCREAADKREATHKVGLVARAAVVFGIDRVVVFPDTDGDRRWGGGFVSTVLKYAATAPYLRKEAWGTRDELEYVGVLPPLRAAARTGSGSNGSGSSRQGIVTEVGPDGRVRVNCGLQHPISLVVPPEMEVDEGERVTVRISSREPVRARITDEAPPGFAVERAGLSAALGREDAGLRVATSRHGEALSTGRLGALAGRADDGLTVAFGAPERGLPAMLGIEHESVSSAESNHAGFDCWLNTVPKQGSEVVRTEEAVFASLALLTLPQ from the coding sequence ATGACACGTAGCGTACTCGTGCCGTCATCGCTCTGCCGGGAGGCCGCCGACAAACGCGAGGCGACCCACAAGGTCGGTCTCGTTGCTCGTGCGGCCGTCGTCTTCGGGATCGACCGCGTCGTGGTCTTTCCCGACACGGACGGCGACCGGCGCTGGGGTGGCGGGTTCGTCTCCACGGTACTGAAGTACGCCGCGACCGCCCCGTACCTCCGAAAGGAGGCGTGGGGCACGCGGGACGAACTGGAGTACGTCGGTGTTCTGCCGCCGCTTCGCGCGGCCGCTCGGACCGGCTCCGGATCGAACGGTTCGGGGTCGTCAAGACAGGGAATCGTGACCGAGGTCGGCCCTGATGGGCGCGTTCGGGTCAATTGCGGACTGCAACACCCGATCTCGCTCGTCGTGCCTCCCGAGATGGAGGTCGACGAGGGGGAGCGCGTGACCGTCAGGATATCTTCGAGAGAACCGGTCCGCGCGCGCATCACGGACGAAGCCCCACCGGGGTTCGCCGTCGAGCGCGCGGGCCTCTCGGCAGCGCTCGGCCGTGAGGACGCCGGGCTTCGGGTCGCCACGTCGCGCCACGGTGAGGCGCTCTCGACGGGGCGACTCGGGGCGCTGGCCGGTCGTGCCGACGACGGACTGACCGTCGCCTTCGGCGCGCCCGAGCGAGGGCTGCCGGCCATGCTCGGCATCGAGCACGAATCGGTGTCGAGCGCCGAATCGAACCACGCGGGGTTCGACTGCTGGCTCAACACGGTTCCGAAGCAGGGCAGCGAGGTCGTGCGCACCGAGGAAGCGGTGTTCGCGTCGCTCGCACTCCTGACGCTTCCACAGTGA
- a CDS encoding amphi-Trp domain-containing protein, protein MLLLGAVVNAVIAGRAGDAAGNVDAAVETDTDAPDDGRRVHAHEQLSRAELALFFDELRTAFDGDGDATVRAGSDAVTVHPTEPLDCEIEVRETADGERVVVRTQWDAPGG, encoded by the coding sequence GTGCTCCTATTAGGAGCGGTCGTCAACGCCGTCATCGCCGGTCGAGCCGGCGATGCCGCCGGGAACGTCGATGCCGCCGTCGAAACGGATACTGATGCTCCCGATGACGGCCGTCGCGTCCACGCCCACGAGCAACTGAGCCGCGCCGAACTCGCCCTCTTCTTCGACGAGTTGCGGACGGCCTTCGACGGCGACGGGGATGCAACGGTCAGAGCGGGCAGCGACGCCGTAACGGTCCACCCGACCGAGCCGCTCGACTGCGAAATCGAGGTGCGCGAGACGGCCGACGGCGAGCGCGTCGTCGTCCGCACGCAGTGGGACGCGCCGGGCGGCTGA
- a CDS encoding Tfx family DNA-binding protein — MADSADDILSRTGFDPATSVLTRRQAAVLALRERGLKQRAIAERLDTSRANVSGIEASARDNVERARETVAFVEALEAPVRIHVPADTDLYAVPQRVYDACDEAGVKVNYTAPELMSAIGERAGGAVRGREVRDELLVGVSHEGEVRVRGGAETERGEQEL; from the coding sequence ATGGCCGATAGCGCGGACGATATCCTCTCTCGAACCGGGTTCGACCCCGCGACCAGCGTGCTCACGCGCCGGCAGGCGGCGGTATTGGCGCTGCGCGAGCGCGGGTTGAAACAGCGCGCCATCGCCGAGCGACTCGACACCTCGCGGGCGAACGTGTCGGGTATCGAGGCGAGCGCCCGCGACAACGTCGAGCGCGCCCGCGAGACGGTGGCGTTCGTCGAGGCGCTCGAAGCGCCGGTTCGCATCCACGTTCCGGCCGATACCGACCTCTACGCGGTCCCGCAACGAGTGTACGACGCCTGTGACGAGGCCGGCGTGAAGGTGAACTACACCGCGCCGGAACTCATGAGCGCCATCGGCGAACGCGCGGGCGGGGCGGTGCGTGGCCGCGAAGTCCGGGACGAGTTGCTCGTGGGCGTCAGCCACGAGGGTGAGGTGCGCGTGCGCGGTGGGGCCGAAACGGAACGGGGAGAGCAGGAGCTATAA
- a CDS encoding S8 family peptidase yields MEHHSRRRFLKLTGIAGAGLTFGTLPVAAEGQSERFLIDLREVSRSAVSSDVEVIHDLGEIDVLVAAGDPESVGGPAATAPDVALDMHDDDEDDDGESGPVKERDDDDEDDDGEESELPERRALQWDKHVQELEEEVHETTRGAGSRVAVVDAGVYDAHPDLDGVVNDDLSKNFTTDEYDFRPNGAGDHGTHVSGIVAATNDYEGERGGVLGTAPETELLGLRVFSGREAASGDVMAALVYAANQNCDAANLSLGFPAYVDGELQVDPEEYPFLLTYKRLYERAVAYANERGTVVVNSAGNDAIDLDPEDVLGIPTEAEGIFAVSATGPIGYVWDDEREDDEVDVEEALDDLREPTTQPAKYTTYGESVLDVSAAGGNYDPEALAEADDGDADNPKWFYDLVVSTTVTTTYEDGPDEDDTGSKPSEIVDTEPSYGFKAGTSMAAPQVTGAVALVRSLRPEMGVREVESLIRSTARDVGDPDYHGDGHLDLTALVRAIAGDDDEDDDDEDENEEEEEEDENEEEEEEEDEDDD; encoded by the coding sequence ATGGAACACCACAGCCGCAGACGGTTCCTGAAACTGACGGGCATCGCCGGTGCCGGACTCACGTTCGGTACCCTCCCGGTCGCCGCCGAAGGCCAATCCGAGCGGTTCCTCATCGATCTCCGCGAGGTGTCGCGCTCGGCGGTTTCGAGCGACGTCGAGGTCATCCACGACCTCGGGGAGATCGACGTCCTCGTCGCGGCCGGCGACCCCGAGTCGGTCGGCGGTCCGGCCGCGACCGCGCCGGACGTGGCACTCGACATGCACGATGACGACGAGGACGATGATGGCGAGAGCGGCCCGGTCAAGGAGCGCGACGATGACGACGAGGACGACGATGGCGAAGAGAGTGAACTCCCCGAGCGACGGGCGCTCCAGTGGGACAAACACGTCCAAGAACTCGAAGAGGAGGTCCACGAGACGACCCGCGGCGCGGGGAGTCGCGTCGCGGTCGTCGACGCCGGCGTCTACGACGCCCACCCCGATCTCGACGGCGTCGTCAACGACGACCTCTCGAAGAACTTCACGACCGACGAGTACGACTTCCGGCCGAACGGCGCGGGCGACCACGGTACCCACGTCTCGGGCATCGTCGCGGCGACGAACGACTACGAGGGCGAGCGCGGCGGCGTCCTCGGCACCGCTCCCGAGACGGAACTGCTCGGCCTGCGGGTGTTCTCAGGACGGGAGGCCGCCAGCGGCGACGTCATGGCCGCGCTCGTCTACGCCGCCAATCAAAACTGTGACGCGGCGAACCTGAGCCTCGGCTTTCCCGCCTACGTCGACGGAGAACTACAGGTCGACCCCGAGGAGTATCCGTTCTTGCTGACGTACAAACGCCTGTACGAGCGCGCCGTCGCCTACGCCAACGAGCGGGGAACGGTCGTCGTCAACTCCGCCGGCAACGACGCCATCGATCTCGACCCCGAGGACGTCCTCGGGATTCCGACCGAGGCCGAGGGGATCTTCGCCGTCTCCGCGACGGGACCCATCGGCTACGTCTGGGACGACGAGCGCGAGGACGACGAAGTCGACGTCGAGGAGGCGCTCGACGACCTCCGCGAGCCGACGACCCAGCCCGCGAAGTACACGACCTACGGCGAGAGCGTGCTCGACGTGAGCGCGGCGGGCGGGAACTACGACCCCGAGGCGCTCGCCGAGGCCGACGACGGCGACGCGGACAATCCGAAGTGGTTCTACGATCTCGTCGTCTCGACGACCGTCACGACGACCTACGAGGACGGGCCGGACGAGGACGACACGGGCTCGAAACCGAGCGAGATCGTCGACACGGAGCCGAGCTACGGGTTCAAGGCCGGCACCTCGATGGCCGCCCCGCAGGTCACCGGCGCGGTCGCGCTCGTGCGCTCGCTGCGTCCCGAGATGGGCGTCCGCGAGGTCGAGTCGCTGATCCGCTCGACCGCACGCGACGTCGGCGACCCCGACTATCACGGCGACGGCCATCTCGACCTGACCGCGCTCGTCAGAGCAATCGCCGGCGATGACGACGAGGACGACGATGATGAGGACGAAAACGAAGAAGAGGAAGAGGAGGACGAAAACGAAGAAGAGGAAGAGGAGGAAGACGAAGACGACGACTGA